One Dehalococcoidia bacterium DNA segment encodes these proteins:
- a CDS encoding ribbon-helix-helix domain-containing protein, translated as MTLDENLVEAVDEVVRELNTTRSAFTRSALQTALDRIKISRLEENHRKGYAAHPVTKEEFIDWEEEQDWGDK; from the coding sequence ATGACATTAGATGAGAACCTGGTTGAAGCCGTTGACGAAGTGGTTAGGGAACTCAATACCACTCGCTCTGCTTTCACGCGCAGTGCGCTCCAAACCGCCCTGGATCGCATCAAGATCAGCCGCCTTGAAGAGAACCACCGCAAGGGTTATGCGGCTCATCCCGTAACCAAAGAGGAGTTCATCGACTGGGAAGAGGAACAGGACTGGGGAGACAAATGA
- a CDS encoding type II toxin-antitoxin system PemK/MazF family toxin, with translation MKQGEVRWYKFKAPDKKRPVLILTRDSISEYLGEVTVAPITSTIRDIPSEVFLSKHDGMTQDCAINFDHIQTVSKGKVGSLIMTLSEDKMQEVRKAILFALNL, from the coding sequence ATGAAACAGGGAGAGGTCAGATGGTACAAGTTCAAGGCTCCCGATAAGAAACGGCCTGTTTTAATCCTGACCCGTGACTCTATTTCCGAGTACCTCGGAGAAGTGACTGTTGCCCCGATAACTTCCACCATCAGAGATATCCCCAGCGAAGTGTTCCTGAGTAAGCACGATGGCATGACACAAGATTGTGCCATTAACTTCGACCACATTCAAACAGTATCAAAAGGCAAAGTGGGCTCGCTCATCATGACCCTCTCTGAGGATAAGATGCAGGAAGTCCGTAAAGCGATTCTGTTTGCCCTCAATCTGTGA
- a CDS encoding RHS repeat-associated core domain-containing protein: MLSGNNGSVGGFVGFEDGWSGALYQNCYATGHVENTGTGNSANGFGSKQGESSIDACFWDMETSGMDFSQLGTGKSTAEMKTKSTFTLAGWDFGTVWNMDGVTNDGYPFVRGTEPETPVTIAETTFTYDERGRLHEESLTYDGQTYTTIYDYDSADRLKTVTYPNQQGEMVEQDYSDRGLPKTLKFEGTDDYLVSDMQYNPLGQVKQIDLGDVDLNNVVRTIYGYWGVGGDNDNPGGYYGNLWRIRTTKDGNPLQDIEHTWDASSNLTQRHNVVTGETETFTYDFLDRIKTAAASGGSTSYSRSYGYDKLGNIQSANGRTYLYEDPAHKHAVTSAGTNSYTYDANGNMEQRVSHNQKLQWDEENRLVKVTNLDDMQTQATFAYDAFGDRLLKEENGERVLYVNSYFEKNLTTGKETSHYYLGGQEVAFRKVTDDGSSTLEYVHTDHLGSTVFTTDSNGGRISLEQDQQYYPFGSKRQDTDPLLDTDKKFTGQRLDQTGLYFYNARYYDAEIGRFISADTIVPNPADPQNFNRYTYCLNNPLKYTDPSGHFLDTLFDIGSAVYDVYTIIKYPTDWENWAALGADIGCAFIPFVAGGGVAVRGATHADEAYDVYRGINQADNAYRAVNAGGDAARIGGANVVNEVSQAAVMRQLRQSGTRESLATASLIKRGKVRLNFVATDPFRMGAAGRASWAPGRDVYIAMDKVRNARRAAGIAAHESRHILQGITPDTYRLMHELDAYQWQRAAGFLNATDQQIIHNLNTNPLYSHVSW, encoded by the coding sequence GTGTTATCTGGGAATAATGGCTCGGTTGGCGGTTTTGTGGGTTTCGAAGATGGCTGGAGCGGGGCTTTGTATCAAAATTGCTACGCGACGGGTCATGTTGAAAACACCGGAACTGGCAATTCCGCTAACGGTTTTGGCTCGAAGCAGGGAGAGTCCTCTATTGATGCCTGTTTTTGGGATATGGAAACGTCTGGGATGGACTTCTCCCAACTGGGTACTGGAAAATCAACAGCCGAGATGAAAACGAAATCGACATTTACACTAGCTGGCTGGGATTTCGGCACCGTCTGGAATATGGACGGGGTGACCAACGACGGCTATCCCTTCGTTCGGGGCACTGAGCCAGAGACTCCAGTGACAATCGCAGAAACCACCTTCACCTACGATGAACGCGGCCGCCTTCATGAGGAGTCCCTCACCTATGACGGTCAAACCTACACTACCATATATGATTACGACAGCGCCGACCGCCTCAAAACGGTCACCTATCCCAATCAGCAAGGGGAGATGGTGGAGCAAGACTACAGCGATCGCGGTCTGCCGAAGACCCTCAAGTTCGAAGGCACCGATGACTATCTGGTGAGTGATATGCAGTACAACCCGCTGGGCCAGGTGAAACAGATCGATCTAGGCGACGTCGACCTGAACAACGTGGTTCGGACCATCTATGGCTACTGGGGCGTTGGCGGAGACAACGATAACCCCGGCGGTTACTATGGCAATCTCTGGCGCATCCGTACCACCAAAGATGGCAATCCCTTACAGGACATCGAGCACACCTGGGACGCCAGCAGCAACCTCACCCAGCGGCACAACGTAGTAACCGGGGAGACGGAGACCTTCACTTACGACTTCCTGGACCGGATCAAAACAGCCGCGGCCAGCGGCGGTTCGACGTCATACAGCCGGAGCTATGGATATGACAAACTGGGCAACATCCAATCGGCCAACGGCCGGACCTATCTTTACGAGGATCCGGCCCACAAGCACGCCGTTACCTCGGCTGGTACAAATTCCTACACCTACGACGCCAATGGCAACATGGAGCAGAGGGTTTCCCATAACCAGAAACTGCAGTGGGATGAAGAAAACAGGCTGGTCAAGGTCACCAATCTGGATGACATGCAAACACAAGCCACCTTTGCCTACGATGCCTTCGGCGACCGGCTATTGAAGGAAGAGAATGGCGAGAGAGTCCTCTACGTCAACTCCTACTTCGAGAAGAACCTCACCACTGGCAAGGAAACCTCCCATTACTACCTCGGCGGGCAGGAAGTGGCCTTCAGGAAGGTCACCGATGACGGCTCATCCACGCTAGAGTATGTCCATACCGATCATCTGGGAAGCACAGTCTTCACCACAGACAGCAATGGGGGCCGGATCAGCCTGGAGCAGGACCAGCAGTATTATCCGTTTGGCTCCAAACGCCAGGATACCGACCCGCTGCTGGATACGGATAAGAAGTTCACCGGCCAGAGGCTTGACCAAACCGGCTTATACTTCTATAATGCCAGATATTACGATGCGGAGATTGGCCGGTTCATCAGCGCGGACACCATTGTCCCGAATCCTGCCGATCCCCAGAACTTTAACAGATACACATACTGTCTCAACAACCCGCTGAAATACACCGACCCGAGCGGGCACTTCCTGGATACGCTGTTTGATATCGGCAGCGCTGTTTATGATGTCTATACCATCATTAAATATCCCACCGATTGGGAAAACTGGGCAGCATTAGGCGCTGACATCGGTTGTGCTTTTATCCCATTCGTTGCTGGTGGCGGTGTGGCAGTCAGAGGAGCTACCCATGCCGATGAGGCCTATGATGTCTACAGGGGAATTAATCAGGCGGATAATGCATATAGAGCAGTCAATGCTGGAGGCGATGCTGCGAGGATAGGCGGAGCGAATGTTGTAAATGAGGTATCTCAAGCTGCTGTCATGCGACAACTGCGACAAAGCGGGACAAGAGAATCATTGGCAACTGCATCCTTGATAAAGCGTGGCAAAGTTCGACTAAACTTTGTGGCAACTGATCCATTCCGTATGGGAGCTGCAGGTCGCGCATCTTGGGCACCTGGTCGTGATGTTTATATTGCAATGGACAAGGTAAGAAACGCAAGGCGTGCAGCAGGGATTGCTGCCCACGAATCTCGCCATATTCTTCAAGGTATAACCCCTGACACGTACAGGCTGATGCATGAGCTTGATGCATATCAATGGCAAAGGGCAGCTGGATTCCTGAATGCTACAGATCAGCAGATAATTCATAACTTGAACACCAATCCACTATATAGTCATGTTTCCTGGTGA
- a CDS encoding N-acetyltransferase, producing MNENLEIRTADLSDMKAIMEIEYACFDPGVIESKEVFESRIRQFPEGFLFALDNVGRRGIAYLSSERWERQGDRRYDFSLDQQIGKKHSPTGPVFYISSMGVLPNYRRRGIGQEMFGRSLQLAQSLGCTEAILIVGETWIHAHPIYVKQGFTELYRIEDFFTPESKPAYDAIVMWRRL from the coding sequence TTGAATGAGAATCTTGAAATCAGAACGGCCGACCTTTCCGACATGAAGGCCATCATGGAGATTGAATATGCTTGTTTCGATCCGGGAGTAATAGAATCCAAAGAGGTGTTTGAAAGTCGGATACGACAATTCCCTGAGGGGTTTCTGTTCGCTCTGGATAACGTCGGAAGGCGAGGTATAGCCTATTTGTCGTCCGAACGGTGGGAAAGACAGGGAGATAGAAGATATGATTTCTCTTTAGATCAGCAAATAGGTAAAAAACACAGCCCAACTGGTCCTGTCTTTTACATATCCTCAATGGGTGTCCTCCCAAATTATCGCAGGAGAGGAATAGGACAAGAAATGTTCGGGCGGTCACTTCAGCTTGCTCAATCTCTCGGTTGCACCGAGGCGATATTGATCGTCGGCGAGACTTGGATTCATGCGCATCCAATTTATGTGAAGCAAGGTTTTACGGAATTGTATAGAATCGAAGACTTCTTTACCCCTGAATCAAAACCCGCATATGATGCAATAGTCATGTGGCGACGATTATGA